In Portunus trituberculatus isolate SZX2019 chromosome 22, ASM1759143v1, whole genome shotgun sequence, one DNA window encodes the following:
- the LOC123507593 gene encoding 60S ribosomal protein L13a-like has translation MPGFSAKPILIDGAGHLLGRLAAIVAKTTLAGQRVVVVRCEKINISGSFYRNKLKYLSFLRKRCNVNPKRGPFHFRAPAKIFQRCVRGMLPYKTKRGEEALKRLKSFEGVPPPYDKTARKVVPDALRIMRLKPGRKYCFLGRLSHEVGWKYKSVVATLETRRKLKQAVLHKKRLTDKKLRRQALNKVSKRVEPYTKVMVSYGVESQ, from the exons ATGCCTGGCTTCAGTGCAAAG CCAATATTGATAGATGGCGCCGGGCACCTGCTGGGGCGCCTGGCAGCCATCGTTGCCAAGACTACATTAGCAGGCcagcgtgtggtggtggtcag ATGTGAGAAAATCAACATCTCTGGCTCCTTCTACCGCAACAAGCTGAAGTACCTGTCCTTCCTGCGCAAGCGTTGCAATGTCAACCCCAAGCGAGGCCCATTCCATTTCCGTGCCCCAGCCAAGATCTTCCAGCGCTGCGTCAGGG GAATGTTGCCTTACAAGACCAAGCGTGGTGAGGAGGCTCTCAAGCGTCTGAAGAGTTTTGAGGGTGTGCCACCTCCCTATGACAAGACTGCAAGGAAGGTGGTGCCCGACGCCCTCAGGATCATGCGCCTCAAACCCGGCCGTAAG TACTGCTTCCTTGGCCGCCTGTCCCATGAGGTGGGCTGGAAGTACAAGAGTGTGGTGGCCACTCTTGAGACACGCAGGAAGCTCAAGCAAGCTGTACTTCACAAGAAGAGGTTAACAGATAAG AAATTGAGGAGGCAGGCTCTTAACAAGGTGTCCAAGAGAGTGGAGCCATACACCAAGGTCATGGTCTCTTATGGTGTTGAAAGTCAATAA
- the LOC123507431 gene encoding uncharacterized protein LOC123507431: MAASTRLQPVYSRHSTQHQSTPDFLVLGIRQASYPRSPHQQRFSCVLRFQAFLRESAMGQNKVCTSNTYGYPEASQSAVKVKSKAQQASSGASKTAGPTGGSTKDKKDVWGPIYQNRQHFIDMHIC; the protein is encoded by the exons aTGGCAGCATCCACCCGTCTGCAGCCAGTCTACTCCAGACACTCCACACAGCACCAGTCCACTccagacttcctggtcttaggAATCAGACAGGCGTCATATCCACGCTCACCTCACCAACAACGTTTCTCCTGCGTACTTAG GTTCCAAGCGTTCCTCCGTGAGTCAGCCATGGGTCAGAACAAGGTGTGCACCTCCAACACTTACGGCTACCCCGAGGCCAG CCAATCGGCCGTCAAGGTGAAAAGCAAGGCCCAGCAGGCCTCCTCAGGGGCCAGCAAGACCGCCGGCCCGACTGGTGGAAGCACCAAGGACAAGAAGGACGTGTGGGGTCCCATCTACCAGAACAGGCAGCACTTCATCGACATGCACATCTGCTAG
- the LOC123507395 gene encoding uncharacterized protein LOC123507395 — protein MLIFCYQSNFSCNAYISCQHVAVSNATLLSDASSKQAQSNILWSRSVSSSGTGAFHLATFLGVLWSAVEGAFTLHLFHSEFWAAVQGPSILQHFHSGVCLPAVQEPFILQHFHSGVLWSAVEGAFTLHLFHSECSGQQCRDLPYCSIFTRECVFQQCRSLSSCSIFTWECCGQQWRELSHCTFFTRSVLGSSAGTFHIAAFSLGSVSSSSAGAFYLAAFSLGSVVVSSGGSFHTAPFSLGVFWAAVQGPSILQHFHSGVCLPAVQEPSILQHFHLGDVLRRDTCSLSSERQVLSFTIFISRSELLHLVWSSVGVQVWWMQQTLCTSDGAVAPGVEQCWSTGVVDAADIVYLRLQLHQSMIQKKVTGISLHPVSWEGPSSGCEDT, from the exons ATGTTAATT ttTTGTTATCAATCAAATTTTTCTTGTAATGCATATATCAGCTGCCAACATGTAGCTGTATCTAATGCTACTCTCCTTTCAGATGCTTCCTCCAAGCAGGCGCAGAGTAACATCCTCTGGTCTAG GAGTGTGTCTTCCAGCGGTACAGGAGCCTTCCATCTTGCAACATTTTTAG GAGTGTTGTGGTCAGCAGTGGAGGGAGCTTTCACACTGCACCTTTTTCACtcg GAGTTCTGGGCAGCAGTGCAGGGACCTTCCATATTGCAGCATTTTCACTCAG GAGTGTGTCTTCCAGCAGTGCAGGAGCCTTTCATCTTGCAGCATTTTCACTCGG GAGTGTTGTGGTCAGCAGTGGAGGGAGCTTTCACACTGCACCTTTTTCactcg GAGTGTTCTGGGCAGCAGTGCAGGGACCTTCCATATTGCAGCATTTTCACTCGG GAGTGTGTCTTCCAGCAGTGCAGGAGCCTTTCATCTTGCAGCATTTTCACTTGG GAGTGTTGTGGTCAGCAGTGGAGGGAGCTTTCACACTGCACCTTTTTCACTCG GAGTGTTCTGGGCAGCAGTGCAGGGACCTTCCATATTGCAGCATTTTCACTCGG GAGTGTGTCTTCCAGCAGTGCAGGAGCCTTCTATCTTGCAGCATTTTCACTCGG GAGTGTTGTGGTCAGCAGTGGAGGGAGCTTTCACACTGCACCTTTTTCACTCG GAGTGTTCTGGGCAGCAGTGCAGGGACCTTCCATATTGCAGCATTTTCACTCGG GAGTGTGTCTTCCAGCAGTGCAGGAGCCTTCTATCTTGCAGCATTTTCACTTGG GTGATGTGCTGCGAAGAGACACATGCAGTCTGTCATCAGAAAGGCAAGTTTTGtccttcacaattttcattTCACG ATCGGAGCTGTTGCACCTGGTGTGGAGCAGTGTTGGAGTACAGGTGTGGTGGATGCAGCAGACATTGTGTACCTCAG ATGGAGCTGTTGCACCTGGTGTGGAGCAGTGTTGGAGTACAGGTGTGGTGGATGCAGCAGACATTGTGTACCTCAG GCTGCAGTTACACCAAAGTATGATACAGAAGAAAGTTACTGGCATCTCCCTGCACCCTGTGAGCTGGGAAGGCCCCTCTAGTGGATGTGAGGACACCTGA
- the LOC123507594 gene encoding peptidyl-prolyl cis-trans isomerase NIMA-interacting 4-like: MGGGKKGGGGKGDKGGAKGGGKGEAGGAKGGADGGKEKKGGTSVKVRHILCEKQSKVLEALEKIKGGQKFNEVAATYSEDKARSGGDLGWMTRGSMVGPFQDAAFALPVSTLANPVYTDPPVKTKFGYHIIMVEGKK, encoded by the exons ATGGGCGGCggaaagaaaggtggaggaggcaagggTGACAAGGGCGGCGCGAAGGGCGGCGGCAAGGGCGAGGCTGGAGGTGCCAAGGGGGGAGCTGACGGaggcaaggagaagaaaggaggcacGTCTGTTAAA GTGCGCCATATTCTGTGTGAGAAGCAAAGCAAGGTTCTAGAGGCCCTGGAGAAGATCAAGGGTGGCCAGAAGTTTAATGAAGTAGCAGCCACATACTCTGAGGACAAGGCGCGCAGTGGG GGTGACCTTGGCTGGATGACCCGAGGCTCTATGGTGGGGCCATTCCAGGACGCTGCCTTTGCCCTGCCTGTCTCCACCCTGGCCAACCCTGTGTACACCGACCCTCCCGTCAAGACCAAGTTTGGCTACCACATCATAATGgttgagggaaagaaatga